Proteins from a genomic interval of Leifsonia sp. ZF2019:
- a CDS encoding PrgI family protein: MALEMKVPKEITAYEAKPMFGLSWRRLGSLVFMVVVGGGVFAAIAFAIATPQDGTKAAWEQATNVAMFAMFAIDVPAAWWGWFRPMGLKPEIHAQYFLRFHFLRRVIPYVDTYLHRNRKPVHQPAEQPVRRSRADARAQARARRTLSEHQEEARPASSRRAARPRRTNRH, from the coding sequence ATGGCACTAGAGATGAAGGTCCCGAAAGAGATCACCGCCTACGAGGCCAAACCGATGTTCGGGCTCTCTTGGCGACGGCTCGGCTCGCTGGTGTTCATGGTCGTCGTCGGTGGTGGCGTGTTCGCCGCCATCGCGTTCGCGATCGCGACCCCGCAGGACGGAACGAAGGCCGCCTGGGAGCAGGCCACCAACGTGGCCATGTTCGCCATGTTCGCGATCGATGTCCCCGCGGCGTGGTGGGGATGGTTTCGGCCGATGGGTTTGAAACCCGAGATCCACGCACAGTACTTCCTCCGATTCCACTTCCTCAGAAGGGTTATCCCGTATGTCGACACCTACCTCCACCGAAACCGCAAACCCGTACACCAGCCTGCCGAACAGCCAGTCCGCAGGAGCCGAGCAGACGCCCGGGCGCAGGCGCGGGCTCGGCGCACCCTTTCCGAGCACCAAGAAGAAGCCCGCCCTGCCAGCTCCCGGAGAGCGGCGCGGCCGCGCCGGACGAACCGGCACTGA
- a CDS encoding VirB4-like conjugal transfer ATPase, CD1110 family, which translates to MFKSVPKSTRDVLGYKTMLPNGVAWLGADEWSMTMRVSDINYVAAAEEHQESIVDRWARFLNSFGAGTRVQETVTNRVLADADVADLVQKQLRGDEGDKYRSDFNRIVRDKLASASGNTVTEKYVTVTVQEPDEEKANATLTRIAHEIEASLQSMDDCKAERLTRTERLAALAHVLRPHELFGFTEDDFAGKHRQATADYVAPWGIEVLDKAGPLQFHNGTADTFHQVLWVRDYPVWLSDRLITELTEIKCDLTVSLHLEPYDQIEGMTLIERQIAEMEMQTITERKKAKKQGIGEDMIPRKLVDALDEGRELRQELSTSNQKVFSTVMVIGISAGSRAALEQNVKRAMTVIRKQSVKAEVLKWMQVDGLTTELPIGRRAIPMRRTLTTASAAIIVPFTTQELFVPGGIWYGVNAQSSNALVADRTATPNGNGFFFGTSGSGKSQFGKNEIAQIVLDRPDDDVIIIDPEREYEPSVAAFQGSTARIHAGSLDRVNPMDIDLDAATDDGDPILAKSNFVLAALDHLIGGQTGLNAQQRSLADRVTVALYRRYAAERGPMPTFLDLRDGLIATGDPVGAQMGAALELYTVGSLNTFSHQTNVDTNARLFSWDINQLGSELKSFGMMVVLDQVWQRIVRNRAIGRRTWVYIDEFHLLLVDRFLSEFFRTLWARVRKYGAIATGITQNIEAVLAHEDARLMLANSDFLALLGQNPTDADALVELLHFSSEQRRRFTNVLPGQGLLRSGGRVIPFDGRIPEDSLLYSLFSTKFGETNE; encoded by the coding sequence GTGTTCAAGTCGGTGCCGAAGAGCACGCGGGACGTCCTCGGCTACAAGACCATGTTGCCCAACGGTGTCGCCTGGCTCGGCGCGGACGAATGGTCGATGACGATGCGGGTCTCCGACATCAATTACGTTGCCGCGGCCGAAGAACACCAGGAGTCGATCGTGGACCGGTGGGCACGGTTCCTGAACAGTTTCGGCGCTGGCACCCGCGTGCAGGAGACCGTCACCAACCGGGTCCTCGCGGATGCGGATGTGGCCGACCTGGTGCAGAAGCAGCTGCGCGGAGACGAAGGCGATAAGTACCGTTCGGACTTCAATCGCATCGTGCGGGACAAGCTGGCCTCGGCCAGCGGCAACACGGTGACCGAGAAGTACGTGACTGTCACCGTGCAGGAGCCGGACGAGGAGAAGGCCAACGCCACCCTGACCCGCATCGCCCACGAGATCGAAGCGTCCCTGCAGAGCATGGACGACTGCAAGGCGGAGCGGCTGACCCGGACCGAACGGCTGGCGGCCCTCGCGCACGTGCTGCGCCCGCACGAGCTGTTCGGGTTCACCGAGGACGACTTCGCCGGCAAACACCGGCAGGCGACCGCGGACTATGTGGCGCCGTGGGGGATCGAAGTGCTCGATAAGGCCGGCCCGCTGCAGTTCCACAACGGCACCGCCGACACGTTCCACCAGGTGCTGTGGGTGCGGGACTACCCGGTGTGGCTGTCCGACCGGCTGATCACCGAGCTGACCGAGATCAAATGCGACCTGACGGTGTCGCTGCACTTGGAACCGTACGACCAGATCGAAGGGATGACCCTGATCGAACGGCAGATCGCCGAGATGGAGATGCAGACGATCACCGAACGGAAGAAGGCGAAGAAGCAGGGCATTGGGGAGGACATGATCCCCAGAAAGCTCGTCGACGCCCTCGACGAGGGGCGCGAGCTGCGGCAGGAACTGTCGACGTCGAACCAGAAAGTGTTCAGCACGGTGATGGTAATCGGCATCTCCGCCGGCAGCCGGGCGGCCCTGGAGCAGAACGTCAAGCGGGCGATGACCGTCATCCGCAAACAGTCGGTGAAGGCGGAAGTCCTGAAGTGGATGCAGGTCGACGGGTTGACCACCGAGCTGCCGATCGGCCGGCGGGCGATCCCGATGCGGCGCACCCTCACCACGGCGTCCGCGGCGATCATCGTCCCCTTCACCACACAGGAGCTCTTCGTGCCTGGCGGCATCTGGTACGGAGTGAACGCCCAGTCCTCCAACGCCCTGGTCGCCGACCGGACCGCCACCCCCAACGGCAACGGATTCTTCTTCGGCACCTCGGGGTCCGGGAAGTCGCAGTTCGGCAAGAACGAGATCGCTCAGATCGTCCTTGACCGACCGGATGACGATGTCATCATCATCGACCCGGAACGTGAATACGAGCCAAGCGTTGCCGCATTCCAGGGCAGCACGGCCCGTATTCATGCCGGCAGCCTCGACAGGGTCAACCCGATGGATATCGACCTGGACGCGGCCACCGACGACGGGGACCCCATCTTGGCCAAGTCGAACTTTGTTCTCGCTGCTCTCGACCACCTGATCGGTGGCCAGACAGGGCTGAACGCCCAACAGCGCAGCCTCGCGGATCGTGTCACCGTGGCGTTGTACCGACGTTATGCGGCCGAGCGTGGCCCCATGCCGACCTTTCTCGATCTGCGCGACGGCCTCATCGCCACGGGCGATCCGGTGGGCGCCCAGATGGGAGCGGCGTTGGAGCTCTACACGGTCGGCTCGCTGAACACCTTCTCCCACCAGACGAACGTCGACACCAATGCTCGCCTGTTCTCGTGGGACATCAACCAGCTCGGTAGCGAGCTGAAGTCGTTCGGCATGATGGTCGTCCTCGACCAGGTCTGGCAGCGCATCGTCCGAAACCGGGCGATCGGCCGTCGCACCTGGGTGTACATCGACGAGTTCCACCTGCTGCTGGTCGACCGCTTCCTGTCCGAGTTCTTCCGCACCCTCTGGGCCCGGGTACGGAAGTACGGGGCGATCGCCACCGGCATCACGCAGAACATCGAAGCGGTACTCGCCCACGAGGACGCCCGTCTCATGCTGGCGAACTCGGACTTCCTGGCTCTGTTGGGTCAAAACCCGACCGATGCGGACGCGCTGGTCGAGCTGCTGCACTTCAGCAGCGAACAGCGGCGCCGATTCACCAACGTGCTCCCCGGGCAGGGGCTGCTCCGCTCCGGTGGCCGGGTCATCCCATTCGACGGCCGGATCCCGGAAGACTCCCTTCTGTATTCGTTGTTCTCGACCAAGTTCGGTGAGACGAACGAATGA
- a CDS encoding CHAP domain-containing protein — protein MRDLRRQDTGSNATDHLGRLSLARRSQRLIGDTAASSAGKPRALLTAIRGAAKGAGKTVKHGANAATAGYRASQEDQDLQERTHRRPSAPRGVGQRLLPKATGAKNLVTGTRDGRAAIRTQRHGSGLVRGGIIAGRKRAKGVASARSVGVSASRTAAAASRAAAAAANTVRAIVAALTSALSSAPVLLITAIVVVAVMAVLVAVAWLLPGAQQVQAEQSAGTNLAGSFGLVDDYPYKGKYSEDAMSPLGYAYGNCTDFVAWRINRDAGVSTAPWKLTWKDLTPHGGNGADWGNLGNLPGWDYTRTPVPGDVISIKRAGVLGSSTSNIGHVGYVGAVDGAGTVTIENYGRGRYFLTTVSVAQLGAYIDDGALAIKHNPAGRIGGVPNGDANGDAKAYALQALGGDTNQFDCLNNLWMGESGWNPHAQNPSSGAYGIPQALPAEKLASAGADWRDNPITQVKWGLGYIQGRYGTPCQAWHFWQLNSPHWY, from the coding sequence ATGAGAGATCTCCGCAGGCAGGATACCGGCAGCAACGCGACCGACCACCTGGGCCGGCTCAGCCTGGCCCGCCGGTCACAACGCCTCATCGGCGACACCGCCGCCAGCAGCGCCGGCAAACCGCGCGCTCTCCTGACGGCGATTAGAGGGGCTGCCAAGGGTGCCGGTAAGACGGTGAAGCACGGCGCTAACGCGGCCACGGCCGGGTACCGGGCCAGCCAGGAGGACCAGGACCTGCAGGAGCGCACCCACCGCCGCCCCAGTGCCCCTCGGGGTGTCGGTCAGCGGTTGCTTCCAAAAGCGACGGGAGCGAAGAACCTGGTCACGGGCACCCGGGATGGGCGGGCGGCGATCCGAACGCAACGCCACGGGTCCGGCCTGGTCCGTGGTGGGATCATTGCCGGCCGCAAACGGGCGAAGGGAGTCGCGAGCGCGCGGAGCGTAGGAGTGAGCGCGTCGCGTACGGCGGCCGCGGCCTCACGTGCGGCGGCCGCCGCTGCCAACACAGTCCGCGCGATCGTCGCAGCCCTCACCAGTGCGCTCAGCTCTGCCCCGGTGCTTCTGATCACCGCGATCGTGGTCGTCGCGGTGATGGCGGTCCTGGTGGCGGTGGCCTGGCTGCTGCCAGGGGCGCAGCAAGTGCAGGCCGAACAGTCCGCTGGGACGAACCTGGCCGGGTCGTTCGGCCTGGTCGACGACTACCCCTACAAGGGCAAGTACTCCGAAGACGCCATGTCCCCGTTGGGGTATGCGTACGGGAACTGCACCGACTTCGTCGCCTGGCGCATCAACCGCGACGCCGGCGTCAGCACTGCCCCGTGGAAGCTGACCTGGAAGGATCTCACCCCTCACGGCGGCAACGGGGCGGACTGGGGCAACCTCGGCAACCTGCCCGGCTGGGACTACACCCGCACCCCGGTGCCCGGGGATGTCATCTCCATCAAACGCGCCGGCGTTCTGGGCTCCTCTACCAGCAACATCGGCCACGTCGGCTATGTGGGCGCCGTAGACGGCGCCGGGACCGTCACGATCGAGAACTACGGCCGCGGCCGCTACTTCCTCACCACCGTGTCCGTCGCCCAGCTCGGCGCCTACATCGACGACGGTGCGCTCGCGATCAAACACAACCCGGCCGGCCGTATCGGCGGTGTCCCGAACGGTGACGCCAACGGAGATGCCAAGGCGTACGCGCTGCAGGCGCTCGGTGGGGACACGAACCAGTTCGACTGCCTCAATAACCTCTGGATGGGGGAGTCCGGCTGGAACCCGCACGCTCAAAACCCGTCATCTGGCGCTTACGGCATCCCTCAAGCGCTCCCGGCCGAGAAGCTCGCCTCCGCTGGGGCGGACTGGCGAGACAACCCCATCACCCAGGTGAAGTGGGGGCTCGGGTACATCCAAGGCCGGTACGGCACACCGTGTCAGGCCTGGCATTTCTGGCAGCTCAACTCTCCCCACTGGTACTAG
- a CDS encoding FHA domain-containing protein produces the protein MTQIYATTERDGSAIMTIDGSRRKVIGEDLDDARRKVLGIVREHAATTDTVAAFTSNDPDGTWSMLVHPDGHVQENGRHDTATSMPATDDLADLFDTRDVAPAAVDDSEAAPTFVAPVLLKPPVVAPTLPVLRTLPEPTTDTVDGPGEEDPFFELERTMIRPRKTPPRGPELRLSSGLTITLEETVVIGRRPHALAEDGSARQMSIDSDREMSRTHAVFGRTSMGEVWVLDCGSSNGTWVLDANGQRVAELEPQIRYRLRPSDVLEIGNVQITLHPDPAADDLRDLPTHNPINEMSSR, from the coding sequence GTGACGCAGATCTACGCCACCACCGAACGCGATGGGTCGGCGATTATGACGATCGACGGCTCCCGCCGCAAAGTCATCGGAGAGGACCTCGACGACGCACGCCGCAAGGTGCTCGGCATCGTGCGTGAGCACGCCGCAACAACCGACACGGTGGCAGCGTTCACGTCGAACGACCCCGACGGGACCTGGTCGATGCTCGTCCACCCGGATGGTCACGTCCAAGAAAACGGCAGACACGACACGGCAACGTCCATGCCAGCGACGGATGACCTCGCTGATCTGTTCGACACACGGGACGTCGCCCCGGCCGCCGTCGACGACAGCGAAGCCGCTCCCACCTTCGTCGCGCCCGTATTGCTGAAGCCGCCTGTCGTCGCGCCGACGCTGCCGGTCCTCAGAACACTGCCGGAGCCAACCACAGACACTGTCGATGGCCCAGGAGAGGAAGATCCGTTCTTCGAGCTGGAGCGCACGATGATCCGGCCGCGGAAGACGCCGCCGCGCGGGCCAGAGCTCCGATTGAGTAGCGGACTCACCATCACCCTTGAGGAGACGGTGGTGATCGGCCGGCGCCCGCACGCCCTCGCCGAGGACGGCAGTGCACGCCAGATGAGTATCGACAGCGACCGGGAGATGTCTCGAACGCACGCCGTATTCGGTCGCACCAGCATGGGCGAGGTGTGGGTGTTGGACTGCGGATCCTCCAACGGAACCTGGGTGCTCGACGCGAACGGGCAACGTGTCGCGGAGCTGGAACCGCAGATCCGCTACCGCCTGCGCCCGAGCGACGTGCTGGAGATCGGCAACGTGCAGATCACTCTCCACCCCGACCCCGCGGCCGACGATCTGCGCGACCTCCCAACCCACAATCCCATCAACGAAATGAGTTCACGATGA
- a CDS encoding DNA topoisomerase: MTVLLVAEKPSAARNMAVALGGMAGVFHGTAYEIIALRGHLYEFAEPHEQVPADLVEKYKTWDLASLPWDPAKLAWRRRPSTASGVAEILANLKAKAATAAEVVCATDVDPSGEGGLLFAEPMLELGIIPAKLTRMYFTDEAPASIQNAFLERRAIAGGIHHFDEYKKADTRARFDYLTQQFTRVASLSAGQGAVLREGRLKSAMLLMVGEQLKAHTEWVKKPFFQNRFRDENGVLYTDPDEPTFPAPGQVPATYAPSTVVVDERTMKRVPPPRLLDLAALSSRLSGKGVKADTVLATYQRMYEDQVVSYPRTEDKTITGEQFAELLPLVDRIAAVAGVDSASLVRRDPRPTHVKDAGAHGANRPGLKVPNSMADVEARYGETGALIYGELARSFLAMFAGDYVYESQAGHLQEHPTFTGTAAVPKEAGWKHVFLEDPDDEQADDEPNTTGLGTRAESFVYEGVNKRPEHPSMKWLMKQLEKRDVGTGATRTSTYAEVTREESEKNKWPLMAETRGKVTLTTFGDMGYRLLPGTRIGDLRLTEHVYAEMRGVAAGTRIVDQVLAVVAGWVAEDIQTMKRNAETMRADLGLSVVQPRETVEGVWGGRAVRFGRVWSGHRFTDQECAALLAGEEISFTAISAKKKAAGAADPTFPVRGRLTEKKYQGALRVMFEPDYGEKDADSTAVPPDAWCGHRFTEQEKQTLLTGGAVTASDFVSQKNTTFSASVRFGREGGRMRIIPDFGSKPKGRARGRR; encoded by the coding sequence ATGACTGTTCTCCTTGTGGCAGAAAAGCCGTCCGCCGCCCGGAACATGGCCGTCGCTCTCGGTGGGATGGCTGGTGTCTTCCACGGAACCGCCTACGAGATCATCGCCCTCCGTGGACACCTCTACGAGTTCGCGGAGCCGCACGAGCAGGTGCCGGCGGACCTGGTCGAGAAGTACAAGACGTGGGACCTGGCGTCTCTGCCGTGGGACCCCGCCAAGCTGGCGTGGCGTCGACGGCCGTCGACGGCGTCCGGTGTGGCGGAGATCCTCGCCAACCTGAAAGCGAAAGCGGCCACTGCGGCGGAGGTCGTGTGCGCGACCGACGTCGACCCGTCGGGGGAGGGCGGGCTGTTGTTCGCCGAACCGATGCTCGAGCTCGGCATCATCCCGGCCAAGCTGACCCGCATGTACTTCACGGACGAGGCGCCGGCCTCGATCCAGAACGCATTCCTCGAGCGGCGCGCGATCGCCGGTGGCATCCACCACTTCGACGAGTACAAGAAGGCGGACACCCGGGCCAGGTTCGATTATCTGACGCAGCAGTTCACCCGGGTCGCTTCGCTGAGCGCGGGGCAGGGGGCCGTGCTGCGGGAGGGCCGGCTGAAGTCGGCGATGTTGCTGATGGTGGGGGAGCAGCTGAAAGCGCACACCGAGTGGGTGAAGAAGCCTTTCTTCCAGAACCGGTTCCGGGACGAGAACGGGGTCCTTTACACCGACCCGGACGAGCCCACCTTCCCGGCACCTGGCCAGGTGCCGGCCACTTACGCGCCGTCGACGGTGGTCGTCGACGAGCGCACCATGAAGCGGGTGCCGCCGCCCCGGCTGTTGGACCTCGCCGCGCTCAGCTCCCGCCTGTCCGGCAAAGGGGTTAAGGCGGATACGGTGCTCGCCACCTATCAGCGGATGTACGAGGACCAGGTGGTCTCTTACCCGCGCACCGAGGACAAGACGATCACCGGGGAGCAGTTCGCCGAACTGCTGCCGCTGGTCGACCGGATCGCGGCTGTCGCCGGCGTCGACTCGGCGTCGCTTGTGCGCCGGGATCCGCGGCCGACGCACGTGAAGGATGCCGGCGCGCACGGCGCCAACCGCCCGGGGCTGAAGGTGCCGAACTCGATGGCGGACGTCGAAGCGAGGTACGGCGAGACGGGCGCGTTGATCTACGGCGAGCTCGCCCGCTCGTTCCTGGCGATGTTCGCTGGCGACTACGTCTACGAGTCCCAAGCTGGGCACCTGCAGGAGCATCCCACGTTCACCGGAACCGCTGCGGTGCCGAAGGAGGCCGGCTGGAAGCACGTGTTCCTTGAGGACCCTGACGACGAGCAGGCGGACGATGAGCCGAACACTACAGGGCTTGGGACCCGTGCGGAGTCGTTCGTGTACGAGGGGGTGAACAAGCGGCCCGAGCACCCGTCGATGAAGTGGCTGATGAAGCAGCTGGAGAAGCGCGACGTCGGCACCGGCGCTACCCGCACCTCCACGTACGCGGAGGTGACCCGGGAGGAGTCCGAGAAGAACAAGTGGCCGCTGATGGCCGAGACGCGCGGGAAGGTGACGTTGACGACGTTCGGCGACATGGGGTACCGGCTCCTGCCCGGGACACGGATCGGGGATCTGCGTCTGACCGAGCATGTCTACGCCGAGATGCGTGGTGTTGCCGCCGGTACCCGCATCGTCGACCAGGTCCTCGCCGTCGTCGCCGGCTGGGTAGCTGAGGACATCCAAACGATGAAGCGCAACGCGGAGACGATGCGCGCGGACCTCGGCCTGAGCGTGGTCCAGCCGCGCGAAACCGTGGAAGGTGTCTGGGGCGGTCGGGCCGTCCGGTTCGGGCGGGTGTGGAGCGGACACCGGTTCACCGACCAGGAGTGCGCGGCGCTCCTAGCGGGCGAGGAGATCTCCTTCACCGCGATCTCCGCGAAGAAGAAAGCCGCCGGCGCCGCCGACCCAACCTTCCCTGTCCGGGGCCGTCTGACCGAGAAGAAGTACCAGGGCGCCCTCCGAGTGATGTTCGAACCCGACTACGGGGAAAAAGACGCCGATAGCACCGCCGTTCCGCCTGACGCATGGTGCGGTCACCGGTTCACCGAGCAGGAGAAGCAGACGCTCCTCACCGGTGGGGCGGTCACTGCGAGCGACTTCGTCAGCCAGAAGAACACCACCTTCTCCGCATCCGTCCGGTTCGGGCGTGAGGGCGGGCGAATGCGGATCATCCCGGATTTCGGCAGCAAGCCGAAAGGCCGGGCGCGCGGAAGGAGATGA
- a CDS encoding DUF3801 domain-containing protein has product MDLIDKVGSEAQQLASQTLRLGVSTVGRFVKLSVRLGVGTGQQSLRAIGGLLAAAKDAAAAKREEGQVGLRQFTRLADSKREVVGIKDSDVARQLARELRRHGVLFSIEAHQDGTRSFHVQGKDAALIEHALTVASTRVDEKLASRDTSKTIAEETKPGERTLSLTAEQRDTLGQEIRSAGLDDLANQVERDSAITLSRENVTALDRAFTEKGWQVSSLEEAPEQLREVVIAVDEERVSFESQTLDETPSLERAAILPDKAAPAETVPQPQETTQTATVTERTTTKQSDPQMSKRDATRKRVGDRIEATVATKKKELTPTTVISRERPQNLGRK; this is encoded by the coding sequence ATGGATCTGATTGACAAGGTGGGTTCAGAGGCCCAGCAGTTGGCGTCGCAGACGCTGCGGTTGGGGGTGAGCACGGTGGGCCGGTTCGTGAAGCTGAGCGTGCGCCTGGGCGTGGGGACCGGGCAGCAAAGCCTCCGCGCGATCGGCGGCCTGCTCGCTGCGGCGAAGGACGCGGCCGCGGCCAAGCGGGAAGAGGGTCAGGTCGGGTTGCGGCAGTTCACCCGCCTGGCGGACAGCAAACGCGAGGTCGTCGGCATCAAAGACAGCGACGTCGCCCGCCAGCTCGCCCGCGAGCTGCGCCGGCACGGAGTCCTGTTCAGCATCGAGGCACACCAGGACGGCACCCGCTCCTTCCATGTCCAGGGCAAAGACGCCGCCCTGATCGAGCACGCCCTGACCGTCGCATCGACCCGCGTCGACGAGAAGCTCGCATCCCGTGACACGTCCAAGACGATCGCGGAAGAGACGAAACCGGGCGAGCGGACCCTGTCTCTGACGGCCGAACAACGCGACACTCTCGGCCAGGAGATCAGGAGCGCCGGTCTCGACGACCTTGCGAATCAGGTGGAGCGGGATTCGGCGATCACTCTGAGTCGAGAGAACGTGACCGCGCTCGACCGGGCCTTCACCGAGAAGGGATGGCAGGTGTCGTCCCTGGAGGAGGCGCCGGAGCAGCTGCGCGAGGTGGTGATCGCCGTCGACGAGGAGCGCGTCAGCTTCGAGTCGCAGACGCTCGACGAGACGCCATCCCTCGAGCGGGCGGCGATCCTCCCCGACAAGGCCGCACCCGCCGAGACGGTGCCGCAGCCGCAGGAGACGACGCAGACCGCCACAGTGACCGAGCGGACGACGACCAAACAGTCCGATCCGCAGATGAGCAAGAGGGACGCGACTCGCAAACGGGTCGGCGACCGTATCGAGGCAACGGTCGCGACCAAGAAGAAGGAGCTCACGCCGACCACCGTCATCAGTCGTGAGCGTCCGCAGAACCTCGGGAGGAAGTAG
- a CDS encoding VirD4-like conjugal transfer protein, CD1115 family encodes MKGYTPGRIIAAAVGALIAFYVVDRIVGYVTGALSSQAAGKDVLAQLAANPLLPFGNPLQLDTSLPALLSGATAAAAVVLAVIYRVSGRQTTRPGEEQGSAEWGTRLPRRFRGTGAGQQLRFTQTEAMSTDTHQTKRNLNVLVLGASGSRKTRSYVMPNLRTLEASTATTDPKGEIIREIRPTLEARGIAVRTLNLIDLGASGKFNPLRYVSPDEPETGLAQLTETIIANTTGEKEGGGDGFWERAERALLTALTAYVWATTAQTDTTEPNLPGVLDLQKGMQGSEENKDAMTSETDLRFQAAREIVTEWHSNPNPDDDPAVIKVLDFACRQYRIYEQGPAETRMSVVISLGVRLAPLDMHDVRNILTTDDLAIDKIGYERTALFLQIPDTHRTFKFISAMFWQTLFSLTVYQADHEETGHLPELLHMFLDEFANIGKIPAFEQVMATIRSRGISASIIMQSRSQGKTLFGDAWAGVENNCDTKLFLGGDEEETTKWVSGLLGYQTIVTPEISESRGSHGSWSKSMRVTKRELMMPDEIGRLPDDEAILKIRGMSPFRSKKLAI; translated from the coding sequence ATGAAGGGATACACCCCGGGCCGGATCATCGCCGCCGCCGTGGGGGCGCTGATCGCGTTCTACGTCGTCGACCGGATCGTCGGCTACGTGACCGGCGCCCTCAGCTCACAGGCCGCCGGAAAGGATGTGCTGGCGCAGCTGGCAGCCAACCCGCTGCTCCCGTTCGGAAACCCGCTGCAACTGGACACAAGTTTGCCGGCGTTGCTATCTGGTGCGACCGCGGCCGCCGCTGTCGTCCTCGCGGTCATCTACCGGGTCAGTGGCAGGCAGACCACCCGCCCCGGTGAAGAGCAAGGCTCAGCCGAGTGGGGGACACGTCTGCCGCGCCGGTTCCGTGGCACCGGCGCGGGGCAGCAACTCCGGTTCACCCAGACCGAGGCGATGTCCACCGACACCCATCAAACCAAACGCAACCTCAACGTCCTCGTGCTGGGCGCGTCCGGATCTCGGAAGACCCGCTCCTATGTGATGCCGAACCTGCGCACCCTGGAAGCCTCCACCGCGACCACCGACCCCAAGGGCGAGATCATCCGGGAGATCCGCCCTACCCTGGAAGCCCGCGGCATCGCCGTCCGGACGTTGAACCTGATCGACCTGGGCGCCAGCGGCAAGTTCAACCCGCTGCGCTACGTCAGCCCCGACGAACCAGAGACCGGGCTCGCGCAGCTCACCGAAACGATCATCGCGAACACGACGGGGGAGAAGGAGGGCGGTGGTGACGGGTTCTGGGAACGCGCCGAGCGCGCCCTGCTGACCGCTCTCACCGCCTACGTGTGGGCCACAACCGCGCAAACCGACACCACCGAACCGAACCTGCCCGGTGTCCTCGACCTGCAGAAGGGGATGCAAGGCAGCGAGGAGAACAAGGACGCGATGACCAGCGAAACCGATCTCCGGTTCCAGGCCGCCCGAGAGATCGTCACTGAATGGCACAGCAACCCGAACCCGGACGATGACCCGGCCGTGATTAAGGTGCTCGACTTCGCCTGCCGGCAGTACCGCATCTACGAACAGGGCCCCGCCGAAACCCGGATGAGCGTCGTCATCTCCCTCGGTGTGCGGCTGGCGCCGCTGGACATGCACGACGTCCGAAACATCCTCACCACCGACGACCTCGCCATCGACAAGATCGGGTACGAGCGCACCGCGCTGTTCCTGCAGATCCCGGACACCCACCGCACATTCAAGTTCATCTCTGCCATGTTCTGGCAGACCCTCTTCAGCCTCACCGTCTACCAAGCCGACCACGAAGAAACCGGGCACCTGCCCGAGCTGCTGCACATGTTCCTCGACGAGTTCGCGAACATCGGCAAGATCCCCGCCTTCGAACAAGTCATGGCCACGATCCGCTCTCGCGGGATCAGCGCCAGCATCATCATGCAGTCCCGATCCCAAGGCAAGACCCTCTTCGGTGACGCGTGGGCGGGCGTGGAGAACAACTGCGACACCAAACTCTTCCTCGGAGGCGACGAGGAAGAAACGACCAAGTGGGTGTCCGGGCTGCTCGGCTACCAGACGATCGTCACCCCGGAGATCTCCGAAAGCCGCGGCTCGCACGGCTCCTGGTCCAAGTCGATGCGGGTCACCAAACGTGAGCTGATGATGCCCGACGAAATCGGCCGCCTCCCCGATGATGAAGCGATCTTGAAGATCCGCGGCATGAGCCCGTTCCGGTCGAAGAAGCTCGCCATCTGA
- a CDS encoding recombinase family protein: protein MVITIVWGSRFSLGRFASWSAFLVIRWMFPVLFDYVAALLRAGVDADNLYADIASGSRATRPELDRALASANRVGDQLVITRLDRLGRSVLHLVTLGATLQQRGVGLRVLEQGIDAGRPEGRAMFGMLSVLAEFQRELIIANTRDGLAAARARGRTGGRRPRLTPAQASLAQQLYDGHWDRRGAGRPRKAARPSAVCWSLAPTGLLSQERSERGRGGPQGEVWRVSR, encoded by the coding sequence GTGGTGATCACAATCGTCTGGGGTTCGCGGTTCAGCCTGGGACGGTTCGCTTCCTGGAGTGCGTTCTTGGTGATCCGTTGGATGTTCCCGGTGCTGTTCGATTACGTCGCCGCTCTCCTGCGCGCCGGCGTCGACGCCGACAACCTTTATGCCGACATCGCCAGCGGCTCCCGCGCCACCCGTCCGGAACTGGACAGAGCCCTCGCCTCAGCGAACCGCGTTGGCGACCAACTCGTGATCACACGGCTGGATCGGCTCGGCAGATCGGTCCTGCATCTCGTTACTCTTGGCGCCACCCTGCAGCAACGAGGTGTGGGGTTACGGGTGCTCGAGCAGGGTATCGACGCCGGCAGACCTGAAGGGCGTGCCATGTTCGGCATGCTCTCCGTCCTGGCTGAGTTTCAACGTGAACTCATCATCGCCAACACCCGCGACGGCCTCGCCGCCGCTCGCGCACGCGGCCGCACCGGCGGCCGGCGACCGCGACTCACGCCCGCCCAAGCATCTCTCGCCCAACAGCTCTACGACGGTCACTGGGACCGCCGAGGGGCCGGGCGGCCGCGGAAGGCGGCTCGGCCCTCGGCGGTGTGCTGGTCGCTGGCGCCTACCGGTCTTCTGTCGCAGGAACGGTCTGAGCGTGGGCGGGGAGGGCCTCAAGGTGAGGTGTGGCGAGTATCTCGTTGA